The Pontibacillus halophilus JSM 076056 = DSM 19796 genome includes a region encoding these proteins:
- the ahpF gene encoding alkyl hydroperoxide reductase subunit F, translating into MLEADIKAQLNQYLQLLESDIVLKVSSGSDKVSTDMLALVEELASMSSKISVEQTELSRTPSFSVNRVGEDTGVTFAGIPLGHEFTSLVLALLQVSGRAPKVDQSVIDQVKAIKGEFHFETYVSLSCHNCPEVVQAVNMMSVLNPNITHTMIDGAAFKEEVEQKNIMAVPSLHLNGEFLGGGRMTVEEIMGKIVEGPSADEFTEKEPYDVLVVGGGPAGASAAIYAARKGIRTGIVAERFGGQVLDTMSIENFISVSRTEGPKLVASLEEHVKDYEIDVMNLQRAQKLEKKDMFELELENGGVLKSKSLIISTGARWRQVNVPGEEEFKNKGVAYCPHCDGPLFEGKDVAVIGGGNSGIEAAIDLAGIVKHVTVLEFASELKADQVLQERVNSLPNVTIHTNAQTTEITGDENVNGITYIDRESGAENHVELQGVFVQIGLLPNTEWLGNAIERNQIGEVVIDKHNATSVPGAFGAGDCTDGPHNQIIISMGSGANAALSAFDYLIRN; encoded by the coding sequence ATGCTTGAAGCCGATATTAAAGCTCAATTAAACCAGTATCTACAACTATTAGAGAGCGATATCGTGCTAAAGGTTAGTTCAGGTTCAGATAAAGTATCAACAGACATGCTAGCTCTTGTAGAAGAGCTAGCTTCTATGTCTTCAAAGATATCTGTTGAACAAACAGAATTATCTAGAACGCCTAGCTTTAGCGTGAATCGCGTTGGGGAAGACACTGGCGTTACATTTGCAGGAATCCCCCTTGGACACGAATTCACTTCACTTGTACTTGCACTACTTCAAGTGAGCGGACGTGCTCCTAAAGTAGACCAAAGTGTCATCGACCAAGTGAAAGCCATTAAAGGTGAATTTCACTTCGAGACGTATGTCAGCCTAAGCTGCCATAACTGTCCAGAAGTAGTACAAGCCGTTAACATGATGAGCGTCTTAAACCCGAATATCACCCACACTATGATTGATGGCGCTGCCTTTAAAGAAGAGGTAGAACAAAAGAACATCATGGCAGTCCCTTCCCTACACCTCAATGGTGAGTTCTTAGGCGGAGGACGCATGACAGTTGAAGAAATCATGGGTAAAATCGTAGAAGGCCCTTCTGCAGATGAATTTACAGAGAAAGAACCATACGACGTTCTTGTTGTAGGTGGTGGCCCAGCTGGTGCCAGCGCAGCCATCTACGCTGCTCGTAAAGGAATCCGTACAGGAATCGTAGCTGAACGCTTCGGCGGTCAAGTGCTTGATACGATGAGTATTGAGAACTTCATCAGTGTTTCCCGTACAGAAGGACCTAAGCTTGTTGCGAGTCTTGAAGAACACGTGAAAGACTACGAGATTGACGTGATGAACCTTCAACGCGCTCAAAAGCTTGAGAAGAAAGACATGTTCGAACTTGAACTAGAGAACGGTGGCGTTCTTAAGAGTAAGAGTCTCATTATTTCAACTGGTGCTCGTTGGCGCCAAGTGAACGTTCCAGGCGAAGAAGAGTTCAAGAACAAAGGTGTCGCGTATTGCCCACACTGTGACGGTCCACTATTCGAAGGCAAAGACGTTGCTGTAATCGGTGGCGGTAACTCTGGAATCGAAGCAGCAATTGACTTAGCCGGAATCGTGAAGCACGTTACGGTACTTGAATTCGCTTCTGAATTGAAAGCGGACCAAGTTCTACAAGAACGCGTGAACAGCCTACCAAACGTAACGATTCACACAAATGCTCAAACAACTGAAATCACAGGAGATGAGAACGTAAACGGTATTACGTACATCGACCGTGAATCAGGCGCTGAGAACCATGTTGAGCTTCAAGGGGTATTCGTTCAAATCGGTCTTCTTCCTAACACAGAATGGTTAGGCAATGCCATTGAACGCAACCAAATCGGTGAAGTTGTCATCGATAAGCACAACGCAACAAGTGTTCCAGGCGCATTTGGTGCTGGTGACTGTACAGACGGTCCACACAACCAAATCATTATCTCTATGGGATCTGGTGCGAACGCTGCTCTAAGCGCATTTGATTACTTGATCCGTAACTAA
- a CDS encoding SE1832 family protein — translation MNERELNEQLSVIKSDYARIQGDLEKMESAGGNTTSMERQLETLEQELASLKKQLAAEKSAK, via the coding sequence ATGAACGAACGCGAACTTAACGAACAATTGAGTGTCATTAAATCGGATTATGCTCGTATTCAAGGCGATTTGGAGAAGATGGAGTCCGCCGGTGGAAATACAACTTCTATGGAACGCCAGTTAGAAACCCTAGAGCAAGAATTAGCTTCCTTGAAGAAACAGCTTGCAGCTGAAAAGAGCGCTAAGTGA
- a CDS encoding tRNA dihydrouridine synthase gives MKENFWHELPKPFFVLAPMEAVTDVVFRHVVSEAARPDVFFTEFTNTESYCHPKGKDSLRGRLTFTEDEQPIVAHIWGDKPEYFRQMSIGMAEMGYRGVDINMGCPAPNVATKGKGCGLIRRPDVAAEIIQAAKAGGLPVSVKTRLGYTEVDEWHDWLRHLLEQDIVNLSIHLRTKKEMSNVDAHWELIPEIKKLRDEVAPHTLLTINGDIPDRQKGLELVEKYGVDGVMIGRGIFHNPFAFETEKKEHTSQELLDLLRLQLDLHDKYSRELEPRLFKPLRRFFKIYVRGFRGAGELRNRLMETQSTDEVRALLDEFTEAGGIKEEEGFTIS, from the coding sequence ATGAAAGAAAATTTTTGGCATGAGTTGCCGAAACCGTTCTTCGTTCTGGCTCCTATGGAAGCCGTAACGGACGTCGTGTTTCGACATGTCGTAAGCGAAGCAGCTAGACCAGACGTGTTCTTCACAGAGTTTACGAATACAGAGAGCTACTGTCATCCGAAAGGGAAAGACAGCCTACGTGGACGCTTAACGTTCACAGAAGACGAACAGCCAATTGTTGCCCATATTTGGGGAGATAAGCCTGAATACTTCCGACAAATGAGTATCGGAATGGCAGAAATGGGCTATCGTGGTGTCGATATCAACATGGGATGTCCTGCCCCTAACGTTGCTACGAAAGGGAAAGGGTGCGGTCTTATCCGCCGTCCTGACGTTGCAGCAGAGATCATCCAGGCGGCGAAAGCCGGAGGACTACCTGTAAGTGTTAAAACCCGCCTAGGCTACACAGAAGTAGACGAATGGCACGACTGGTTGAGACACCTACTAGAACAGGACATTGTGAACCTGTCCATCCACCTTCGTACGAAGAAGGAAATGAGTAACGTAGATGCTCACTGGGAGCTTATTCCTGAGATCAAGAAACTTCGTGATGAAGTCGCTCCTCATACGCTCCTAACGATTAACGGAGACATCCCTGACCGTCAGAAGGGACTTGAGCTCGTTGAGAAATATGGCGTAGACGGCGTCATGATTGGACGTGGAATCTTCCACAATCCATTCGCCTTTGAAACGGAGAAGAAAGAGCACACAAGCCAAGAGTTGCTCGACCTCCTACGTCTACAACTAGACCTACACGATAAATACTCAAGAGAACTAGAACCACGCCTATTCAAACCACTACGTCGCTTCTTTAAGATCTACGTACGTGGCTTCCGAGGAGCAGGTGAACTAAGAAATCGACTAATGGAAACACAATCGACTGATGAAGTTCGCGCATTGCTCGATGAATTCACTGAAGCTGGTGGGATTAAGGAAGAGGAAGGATTCACAATTTCTTAA
- a CDS encoding TerD family protein has protein sequence MSQTLQMGANAPLSSPSGKVTVSYDQSAAIDVSLTAFLLTDSGKVQGDSGIIFYNQPKSSSGVASLLATQEAGGRVVHSMEFDMNRVPEGISKIAITLTEDHGAGFSNVRNLKAEIGTNNATIQLVPNSFQDENGIVVLELYLRNGQTKARSVWRGFNSGLEGLCQLYGVEVKAEDQKGSAAPVAAPKPAEKSKPVTENKEHKSPVNLEKVKGKVSLAKGQKPVIIDKTPEITATVSWKTGTDYDIYALVYTKDGRQVDVAMFGAEDVPPLSRYGNGAVEHMGDVGRSFWSGKKEVIKLRLTSDILAVVPVVYSAQSNGTGSFYRYRVSMSIDNHNGTSVTVSSDNANNNDRIYTCVPGILHNTDDGVIISPLELYSLPNSEFRPKLKMGSSNMVEVIMDEGPKNNYK, from the coding sequence ATGAGTCAAACGCTTCAAATGGGGGCAAATGCGCCTTTAAGTTCTCCAAGTGGGAAGGTTACGGTTAGCTACGATCAATCGGCAGCAATCGATGTTTCTTTAACCGCTTTCCTCTTAACGGATTCGGGTAAGGTTCAAGGGGATAGTGGGATCATCTTCTATAATCAACCTAAGAGCTCTTCAGGTGTTGCTTCCCTACTGGCCACACAAGAAGCGGGAGGTAGAGTTGTACATAGTATGGAGTTTGACATGAATAGGGTTCCTGAAGGGATTAGCAAGATTGCAATTACCTTAACGGAAGATCATGGTGCGGGCTTCTCGAATGTAAGGAATTTAAAGGCTGAGATTGGTACCAATAATGCTACGATTCAGCTTGTTCCGAATAGCTTTCAAGATGAGAATGGAATTGTCGTGCTGGAACTTTACTTAAGAAATGGCCAGACAAAGGCGAGGTCAGTCTGGCGTGGATTCAATTCTGGTCTTGAGGGGTTATGTCAGTTATATGGCGTAGAGGTAAAGGCTGAAGACCAGAAAGGCTCTGCTGCACCTGTAGCCGCTCCTAAACCGGCAGAGAAATCGAAACCTGTAACGGAGAACAAGGAACATAAGTCACCCGTTAACTTAGAGAAAGTGAAAGGAAAGGTCAGCCTCGCCAAAGGTCAAAAGCCAGTCATCATTGATAAAACACCAGAGATTACGGCTACAGTTTCTTGGAAGACTGGGACAGATTACGATATCTATGCATTGGTCTATACGAAGGACGGTAGGCAGGTCGATGTAGCGATGTTTGGTGCAGAAGACGTACCCCCACTAAGCCGTTATGGGAACGGTGCAGTGGAGCATATGGGTGATGTCGGTAGAAGTTTCTGGTCTGGTAAGAAAGAAGTAATCAAATTAAGATTAACAAGTGACATTCTGGCAGTGGTTCCAGTCGTTTATTCGGCACAGTCGAATGGAACAGGCTCCTTCTATAGGTACCGCGTGTCGATGAGCATTGATAACCATAATGGAACGTCTGTTACGGTTTCTTCTGATAACGCGAATAACAATGACCGAATTTATACGTGTGTACCTGGTATTCTTCATAACACGGATGATGGAGTAATCATAAGTCCATTAGAGCTTTATAGCCTACCAAATTCGGAGTTCCGACCGAAACTTAAGATGGGTTCTTCCAATATGGTAGAAGTGATAATGGATGAAGGGCCGAAGAATAATTACAAGTAA
- a CDS encoding sugar ABC transporter ATP-binding protein: protein MSDYILEMKNISKEFTGVKALSNVNFKVERGEIHCLVGENGAGKSTLMKVLSGVYPYGEYEGDIVFDGNVQQFNKISDSVETGIVIIYQELALFPDLSVYENIFIGNELQRKGVLDWNEAIVKSKELLNKVNLHINPEILIKELGVGKQQLVEIAKALSKKVKLLILDEPTAALNDKDSENLLDLLRELKKQGITSIMISHKLNEVISIADKATVLRDGQTITTLDASNNEINENEIIKNMVGREIEDIYPKRNIPATGDVLLELTDWTAYDSRIGRNVAENVNLKINYGEIVGIAGLMGAGRTELALSIFGNSENYKTSGHITIDNQPVTLKHTSDAIKAGIAYVTEDRKGDGLFLLQDIKQNISISNLKELANYGVVNENEEIKVAEDYRQSLGIKTPSIQQTVGNLSGGNQQKVSIGKWLYVGPKLLILDEPTRGIDVGAKLEIYTVMNKLIESGMSILMISSELGEVLGMSDRVYVMAKGEIKGELSTKEASQEKIMELATQ, encoded by the coding sequence GTGAGCGATTATATTCTAGAGATGAAGAACATATCGAAGGAGTTCACCGGTGTCAAAGCGCTCTCAAACGTTAATTTCAAAGTGGAACGAGGCGAAATCCATTGTCTCGTTGGGGAGAACGGAGCAGGGAAGTCAACGCTTATGAAAGTATTAAGTGGCGTGTATCCCTATGGAGAATACGAGGGTGACATTGTATTCGACGGCAACGTTCAGCAGTTTAACAAGATTAGTGACAGTGTTGAGACAGGCATCGTGATTATCTATCAAGAGCTTGCCCTCTTCCCAGATCTATCTGTCTATGAAAATATCTTTATCGGGAACGAACTGCAACGGAAAGGGGTGCTGGACTGGAACGAAGCGATTGTGAAATCAAAGGAACTCCTTAACAAAGTGAACCTACACATCAACCCGGAGATTCTTATCAAAGAGTTGGGAGTAGGGAAACAGCAACTCGTTGAGATTGCGAAGGCACTAAGTAAGAAAGTTAAACTTCTCATTCTTGATGAACCAACAGCAGCCTTGAACGACAAAGACAGTGAAAACCTATTAGATTTGCTGAGAGAGCTTAAGAAACAAGGTATTACCTCTATTATGATATCCCACAAATTGAACGAAGTGATTTCGATTGCCGATAAAGCGACGGTACTCCGAGATGGGCAAACCATTACTACGCTTGATGCTTCTAATAATGAGATTAATGAAAATGAGATTATTAAGAACATGGTTGGACGAGAGATTGAAGACATCTACCCGAAACGAAACATCCCAGCAACTGGAGATGTGCTACTTGAATTAACCGACTGGACGGCCTATGACTCGCGCATTGGCAGGAACGTAGCGGAGAACGTGAACTTAAAGATTAATTACGGTGAAATTGTTGGCATTGCGGGATTGATGGGCGCCGGACGCACGGAGCTCGCCCTTAGTATCTTCGGAAATTCCGAGAACTACAAAACCTCTGGACACATCACCATCGACAACCAACCTGTAACGTTAAAGCATACGAGCGATGCCATTAAAGCTGGCATTGCGTACGTAACAGAGGACCGAAAAGGAGACGGTCTCTTCCTCCTACAAGATATTAAACAGAACATCTCCATTTCAAATTTAAAAGAACTTGCAAATTACGGCGTCGTCAATGAGAACGAAGAAATTAAAGTAGCCGAGGACTATAGACAATCGTTAGGGATCAAGACACCTTCCATCCAGCAAACTGTTGGAAACTTAAGCGGCGGAAATCAGCAAAAAGTTTCGATTGGCAAGTGGCTTTACGTAGGACCTAAGCTTCTCATTCTTGATGAACCGACTCGCGGGATTGATGTAGGCGCGAAACTCGAAATTTATACGGTTATGAACAAGCTGATTGAGAGCGGGATGAGTATTTTGATGATCTCCTCTGAGCTCGGTGAAGTGCTCGGCATGAGTGACCGGGTCTACGTCATGGCCAAGGGAGAAATAAAAGGAGAACTATCAACGAAAGAAGCAAGCCAAGAGAAAATTATGGAACTTGCGACACAATAG
- a CDS encoding sugar ABC transporter substrate-binding protein, translating to MIRLILLPTLLICLAMATACTPTRDEAVDRPMPTPPEPSKETMRIEDLTIGFSMDTLQEDRWHKDRTLFKQAVENAGAEVLIEVANGDDAKQVWQTEKMIDKGIDVLVVVPHNAESMAAIVERAHDANIKVLSYDRLVRNAEVDFYISYDNEQVGTLQAEAMTAIVPEGNYVYIGGAETDYNAHLLKKGVFDVLQPYIERGDIRVVFDDWTKDWVLQYAKENMQLALEANLEQIDAVIAGNDATAGAAIETIEKYGLERTIPVAGQDADLAGIKRIVSGTQRFTVYKSIDKLTERAVELAIQLAMGEDIVQDKTINNGKINVPSILLSPVLVNQSNITETVIVDGFHQEADIYGP from the coding sequence ATGATCCGTCTCATACTGTTACCCACTCTTCTTATCTGTCTCGCTATGGCTACAGCCTGTACCCCTACGCGCGACGAAGCAGTAGACCGTCCTATGCCTACGCCACCTGAACCATCAAAGGAAACAATGCGCATTGAGGATTTAACGATTGGGTTCTCTATGGACACGTTACAAGAAGACCGCTGGCATAAAGATCGAACTCTCTTTAAACAAGCGGTGGAGAACGCAGGAGCAGAGGTGCTGATTGAAGTCGCCAATGGAGATGATGCGAAGCAAGTCTGGCAGACAGAGAAGATGATCGACAAAGGCATTGATGTGCTTGTCGTCGTGCCACATAACGCTGAGTCAATGGCAGCCATCGTCGAACGAGCGCACGATGCGAACATTAAAGTCCTCTCCTACGACCGACTTGTTCGAAACGCCGAAGTAGATTTCTATATTTCTTATGACAACGAGCAAGTTGGTACTCTTCAAGCTGAAGCAATGACGGCAATCGTTCCAGAAGGAAACTACGTTTACATCGGAGGTGCTGAAACAGATTATAATGCACACCTGCTAAAGAAGGGAGTCTTCGACGTGCTTCAACCGTACATTGAACGGGGTGACATTCGCGTGGTCTTTGATGATTGGACAAAGGACTGGGTGCTACAATACGCCAAAGAAAATATGCAGCTCGCACTGGAAGCGAATCTTGAACAGATTGACGCGGTTATCGCTGGTAATGATGCCACAGCTGGTGCTGCGATTGAAACGATTGAGAAGTATGGCCTTGAAAGGACCATCCCTGTAGCAGGGCAAGACGCCGACCTCGCTGGCATTAAACGAATCGTATCTGGCACCCAACGCTTCACCGTTTACAAGAGTATCGACAAGTTGACAGAACGTGCAGTAGAACTAGCCATCCAACTTGCGATGGGAGAAGACATCGTTCAAGACAAGACCATTAACAATGGCAAGATAAACGTCCCTTCCATTCTCCTCTCTCCTGTTCTCGTCAATCAGTCCAACATCACTGAAACAGTTATTGTAGACGGTTTTCACCAAGAAGCTGACATTTACGGCCCCTGA
- a CDS encoding aspartate/glutamate racemase family protein, with protein MCNTIGILGGMGPYATVDIFKKIVTNTDARNDQEHLKIIIYNNPTIPPRILDSTTINTPLPELIESAQILERAGASFIVMPCHTAHIWYEQIKNAIKIPIYSLIHETTARIKESYRNAPNKSLLLLATQHTLYSGLYQDAFSDSEFKLIIPNAHEQELVDKTIARVKKGQLNKETVLELNDMINSFYAQGVSMLMGCCTEIPLMYPFFKTEITLLDPTLLFAKFAIQEALSTTEESEEMVLPTKLKHDNGGDRE; from the coding sequence GTGTGTAATACTATTGGCATACTTGGTGGGATGGGACCTTACGCAACCGTGGACATATTTAAGAAGATTGTAACGAACACAGACGCACGCAATGACCAAGAGCACCTTAAAATAATTATTTATAACAATCCCACTATCCCACCACGTATACTTGATTCCACAACGATTAACACCCCCTTACCAGAATTAATTGAATCTGCGCAAATATTGGAAAGAGCTGGCGCAAGCTTTATTGTTATGCCTTGCCATACGGCGCATATATGGTACGAGCAAATTAAGAATGCGATTAAGATTCCAATCTACAGCTTGATTCATGAAACGACAGCTCGCATCAAAGAAAGCTATCGAAATGCTCCGAATAAATCCTTGCTCCTACTGGCCACTCAACACACCTTATATTCCGGACTCTATCAAGACGCATTCAGTGACTCGGAATTCAAATTAATCATTCCGAACGCACATGAACAGGAATTGGTAGATAAAACGATAGCTAGAGTCAAAAAAGGACAGCTGAATAAGGAAACAGTGCTTGAACTTAATGACATGATTAACTCTTTTTACGCTCAAGGGGTTTCTATGTTAATGGGCTGTTGCACGGAAATCCCTTTAATGTATCCCTTCTTCAAAACAGAGATCACATTACTTGACCCAACCCTCTTGTTCGCAAAGTTCGCGATACAAGAGGCTTTATCCACTACAGAAGAATCGGAGGAAATGGTATTGCCGACTAAGCTTAAGCATGACAACGGAGGTGACAGAGAGTGA
- a CDS encoding sugar ABC transporter substrate-binding protein — MGRKLKALGLLATAVLTLGIVGCSSEGASGGGGGDLDVGIVLPTKDEPRWVQDETRFKDALADSDYTTEILFSQGSSAKEKENVETLISKGMDVLIIAPHDGTAAGSAVEAAKDEGITVISYDRLITDTEAIDYYVTFDSVAVGEAQGQYLVDNADGTGVPLYLYAGAASDNNAFLFFEGAWNVLQPKIADGTFVIANSSEAEALKDKADLSREELGSILGQVTTNWDPSEAKNKAETHLTSAGSDLKGDVSILAPNDGTARSIADVFATDGAISDYTITGQDAEKASIQYIIDGKQSMTVFKDVRTLVTDAMGMAVDVLDGNTPETTATYDNGSMEVEAKQTDVIVVDQDNVKAELIDSGYYEASEFSGLE; from the coding sequence ATGGGGAGAAAATTAAAGGCACTTGGATTACTTGCGACGGCTGTTCTAACGCTTGGAATTGTAGGTTGTAGCAGCGAAGGAGCCTCCGGAGGCGGAGGAGGAGATTTGGACGTCGGTATCGTCTTACCAACAAAGGACGAACCAAGATGGGTCCAAGATGAAACAAGATTTAAAGACGCATTGGCTGATTCTGACTATACAACTGAAATCTTATTCAGCCAAGGGTCTTCCGCTAAAGAGAAAGAAAATGTTGAAACGCTCATTAGTAAGGGAATGGACGTCCTCATCATTGCTCCTCATGACGGCACAGCTGCTGGTTCTGCTGTTGAAGCTGCGAAAGACGAAGGCATCACCGTCATTTCTTACGACCGTTTAATTACAGATACAGAAGCAATTGACTACTACGTCACCTTCGACAGTGTCGCAGTTGGGGAAGCACAAGGACAATACTTAGTTGATAACGCAGATGGTACAGGCGTACCGCTATATCTGTATGCAGGAGCTGCATCAGATAACAACGCCTTCCTTTTCTTTGAAGGTGCATGGAATGTTCTTCAGCCAAAGATTGCAGATGGTACATTTGTCATCGCAAACTCTAGTGAAGCAGAAGCATTAAAGGATAAAGCTGACCTAAGCCGTGAAGAGCTTGGAAGCATCCTTGGCCAGGTAACGACGAACTGGGACCCAAGTGAAGCGAAGAACAAAGCTGAAACACACCTTACTTCAGCTGGTTCTGACTTGAAAGGAGACGTCTCCATTCTAGCTCCTAACGATGGTACAGCACGTTCCATTGCTGACGTATTTGCTACAGATGGCGCCATCTCTGACTACACCATCACAGGTCAGGATGCTGAGAAAGCCTCCATCCAATACATTATTGACGGCAAGCAGTCTATGACCGTATTTAAAGACGTTCGCACCCTTGTTACAGATGCGATGGGCATGGCCGTAGACGTATTAGATGGCAATACACCTGAAACGACAGCTACGTATGACAACGGCAGCATGGAAGTAGAAGCGAAGCAAACAGACGTCATCGTCGTCGACCAGGATAACGTGAAAGCGGAGTTAATTGATTCCGGATACTATGAAGCAAGCGAATTTAGTGGACTAGAATAA
- a CDS encoding sugar ABC transporter permease yields MNLLKEARLLIKHNIRDYGMYIALLVIMLIFTILTDGLFLSSRNISNLIDSSGYIAVLAVGVMLVIVIRHIDLSIGFLAGFLGAIAAILLVNVGLPVYLVIPIILILGLFAGSITGFLVAVVGIPAFVATLAGWLIYRGALLLATEKTGTIIVNNDSFNAIGNGYIPAIATVGGLHLLSLLLGAAAILYYIYTAIKNRRSKVTYGFDVVSPPLFIIQLVLASSFIGFVTWILAGYNGFSWTLIIILLVLIVYHFITTKTVLGRHIYAVGSNPEAAHLSGINVSKITFIVFGSMGMLSALSGILFTSRLQSATTTAGTLFELDAIAAAFVGGVSAAGGVGKVTGAVIGAVVMATLVNGMNLLGVGIAMQYIIRGGVLALAVIFDVMTRRQRA; encoded by the coding sequence ATGAACTTACTGAAAGAAGCAAGGTTATTAATTAAACATAATATTCGTGATTACGGCATGTACATCGCTTTACTTGTCATTATGCTCATCTTCACTATATTAACGGACGGGTTATTCTTATCGTCTAGGAACATTAGCAACCTCATCGATTCTTCTGGGTACATTGCCGTACTCGCTGTTGGGGTCATGCTGGTCATCGTTATTCGCCATATAGACCTATCCATCGGATTCTTGGCCGGATTCTTAGGTGCCATAGCCGCCATCTTGTTAGTGAACGTTGGCCTCCCGGTTTATCTCGTGATTCCGATCATTCTCATTCTTGGGTTGTTCGCAGGTTCCATTACCGGCTTTCTTGTTGCCGTTGTTGGCATCCCCGCATTTGTGGCAACACTAGCTGGCTGGCTCATCTACCGTGGCGCTTTGCTATTAGCGACAGAGAAGACTGGAACCATCATCGTGAACAACGATTCTTTCAACGCTATTGGGAACGGCTATATACCAGCAATTGCAACTGTAGGAGGGCTACATCTTCTTTCCCTCTTACTTGGTGCTGCAGCCATACTCTATTACATCTACACTGCAATTAAGAACCGTAGAAGTAAAGTGACTTACGGGTTTGACGTCGTCTCTCCTCCATTGTTTATTATCCAGCTCGTACTAGCCTCTAGTTTCATCGGCTTCGTAACGTGGATCTTAGCTGGCTACAATGGATTCTCCTGGACGCTTATCATCATTTTACTCGTCCTTATTGTGTATCACTTTATTACGACGAAAACTGTGCTCGGACGCCACATCTATGCAGTCGGAAGTAATCCAGAAGCGGCCCACCTGTCCGGCATTAACGTCAGTAAGATTACGTTCATCGTCTTTGGCTCTATGGGGATGCTCTCCGCCCTATCTGGAATTCTCTTCACATCTAGATTACAATCTGCGACCACAACGGCTGGAACCTTATTTGAGCTCGATGCGATTGCTGCCGCTTTCGTAGGAGGCGTTTCAGCTGCAGGAGGTGTTGGTAAAGTAACTGGTGCCGTCATTGGTGCTGTCGTTATGGCCACACTCGTAAATGGTATGAACCTCCTCGGGGTTGGCATTGCGATGCAATATATTATCCGTGGTGGTGTGCTTGCTCTTGCGGTAATCTTCGATGTCATGACAAGAAGACAGCGAGCGTAA
- the ahpC gene encoding alkyl hydroperoxide reductase subunit C, with product MSLIGKEVQPFNAQAFRNGEFVEVSEENFKGKWSVVMFYPADFSFVCPTELEDLQDQYETLQQLGAEVYSVSTDTHFVHKGWHDSSEKINKITYTMIGDPSQTISRNFDVLNEESGLADRGTFIIDPDGVIQTVEITADGIGRDASQLVSKIKAAQYVRNNPGEVCPAKWEEGSETLTPSLDLVGKI from the coding sequence ATGTCTCTAATCGGTAAAGAAGTACAACCATTCAACGCACAAGCATTTCGCAATGGCGAATTCGTAGAAGTATCAGAAGAAAACTTCAAAGGTAAATGGAGCGTAGTCATGTTCTACCCAGCAGACTTCTCTTTCGTATGCCCGACTGAACTTGAAGACCTTCAAGACCAATACGAAACTCTACAACAACTAGGTGCAGAAGTTTATTCTGTTTCTACAGATACTCACTTCGTACACAAAGGTTGGCATGACAGTTCCGAGAAAATCAACAAAATTACGTATACAATGATTGGTGACCCAAGCCAAACAATCTCCCGTAACTTCGACGTTCTAAACGAAGAATCTGGCCTAGCAGATCGCGGAACATTCATCATCGACCCAGATGGCGTAATCCAAACAGTAGAAATCACTGCTGACGGAATCGGCCGTGACGCTAGTCAGCTAGTAAGCAAAATTAAAGCAGCACAATACGTGCGCAACAACCCAGGCGAAGTTTGCCCTGCAAAATGGGAAGAAGGTTCTGAAACCCTTACACCAAGCCTAGATCTAGTAGGTAAAATCTAA